A section of the Halichoerus grypus chromosome 11, mHalGry1.hap1.1, whole genome shotgun sequence genome encodes:
- the LOC118552662 gene encoding solute carrier family 22 member 20-like isoform X1 yields MGFSELLHTIGGMGNFQILQTVLMMFPAILIACHSFLQNFTATTPKHHCRPANWTNGSHVPGGVGDGDLLQVFIPLDKDQKPEPCLRFSEPHWQILNHNGTSSLSLDTEACLDGWVYDQAVASSIVSEWDLVCEHKSLKSIAQSIYMTGQLVGATAFGIFSDSCGRKTALQSGTLLMIIMGTGAAFAPSFPAYCVLRFLSGVAMTGIIITSLCLAMEWTPTQRRMLVNIYTMYMISLGQAVLTGLAYLIHQWRWLQGTVSVAYVIILLYSWGLPESACWLITHNKPDKAVKNLQAVARLNGKKEQGRKLTPEVVRIHMQEDTAAVKESPFFLDLFRTPGLCRVTCCIALGWFSAGFSFYGLGLDVQKFGFNIYWTQVLFTVVDIPTKLLTGLSMAYLGRRITTVSLLLVAGCMILSTAFLPQDMNTFQMILCLLGKGSLAGCFSCLYLYTMELFPTEVRQIGMSAGIFSTRLGSLLSPLVYILGNHSPLLQPVIFGLVPILAAAAGSFLMETNNQPLLNTIQETEKRIKMAHDKQRNVSENTTKNGLVALLPEKTKVECTV; encoded by the exons ATGGGGTTCTCCGAGTTGCTCCACACCATCGGTGGTATGGGGAACTTCCAAATCCTTCAAACTGTTCTCATGATGTTCCCTGCCATCCTGATCGCCTGTCACAGCTTCCTGCAGAACTTCACTGCCACAACCCCAAAGCATCACTGCCGGCCAGCCAACTGGACCAACGGGTCCCATGTCCCGGGTGGTGTCGGGGATGGGGACTTGCTGCAAGTCTTCATCCCACTGGACAAGGACCAGAAGCCTGAGCCGTGCCTGAGGTTCTCTGAGCCCCACTGGCAGATCTTAAACCACAATGGCACCTCGTCTTTGAGCTTGGACACCGAGGCCTGCCTGGATGGATGGGTGTATGACCAGGCTGTTGCCTCCTCAATCGTTTCTGAG tGGGACCTGGTGTGCGAGCACAAGTCACTGAAGTCCATTGCCCAGTCCATATACATGACGGGACAGCTGGTTGGAGCTACTGCCTTTGGCATCTTCTCTGACAG CTGTGGGCGCAAGACGGCGCTGCAGAGCGGGACCCTGCTGATGATCATCATGGGCACCGGCGCCGCTTTCGCGCCCAGCTTCCCCGCCTACTGCGTGCTCCGCTTCCTCAGTGGGGTGGCAATGACCGGCATCATTATCACCAGCCTCTGCCTCG CCATGGAGTGGACCCCGACGCAGAGGCGGATGCTGGTCAATATCTACACCATGTATATGATCTCGCTGGGCCAGGCGGTCCTCACGGGCCTGGCCTACCTCATCCACCAGTGGCGCTGGCTACAGGGCACCGTTTCTGTCGCCTACGTGATTATTCTTCTCTACTCCTG GGGCCTGCCAGAATCCGCTTGCTGGCTCATTACTCACAACAAACCTGACAAGGCTGTGAAAAATCTGCAGGCTGTGGCAAGattaaatggcaaaaaggagCAGGGAAGGAAACTCACTCCAGAG GTTGTAAGGATCCACATGCAGGAGGACACAGCTGCTGTGAAGGAGTCCCCATTCTTCCTAGATCTCTTCCGCACTCCGGGACTCTGCAGGGTGACTTGCTGTATCGCCCTGGGATG GTTTTCCGCAGGCTTTTCCTTCTATGGGCTGGGTTTAGATGTGCAGAAATTTGGGTTCAACATCTACTGGACACAAGTGCTGTTTACAGTGGTGGATATCCCCACGAAGCTGCTGACAGGCCTGAGTATGGCCTACTTGGGCCGCCGAATCACCACCGTCTCCCTGCTGCTGGTGGCCGGTTGCATGATCCTTAGCACTGCATTTCTTCCTCAAG ACATGAATACCTTTCAGATGATCCTCTGTTTACTTGGAaaagggagcctggctggctgtTTTAGTTGTCTCTACCTATACACCATGGAGCTCTTCCCAACAGAAGTCAG GCAGATAGGGATGAGTGCCGGAATCTTCAGCACACGCCTGGGCTCCCTCTTGTCCCCCCTGGTCTACATCCTAGGCAATCATAGCCCACTGCTACAGCCTGTGATATTTGGCCTGGTCCCTATCCTGGCGGCTGCAGCAGGCTCCTTCCTGATGGAGACGAATAACCAGCCATTGCTGAACACCAtccaggagacagagaagag AATAAAGATGGCTCATGACAAGCAAAGAAACGTCAGTGAAAATACCACCAAGAATGGACTGGTCGCACTTCTtccagaaaagacaaaagtagaaTGCACAGTGTGA
- the LOC118552662 gene encoding solute carrier family 22 member 20-like isoform X2, translating to MGFSELLHTIGGMGNFQILQTVLMMFPAILIACHSFLQNFTATTPKHHCRPANWTNGSHVPGGVGDGDLLQVFIPLDKDQKPEPCLRFSEPHWQILNHNGTSSLSLDTEACLDGWVYDQAVASSIVSEWDLVCEHKSLKSIAQSIYMTGQLVGATAFGIFSDSCGRKTALQSGTLLMIIMGTGAAFAPSFPAYCVLRFLSGVAMTGIIITSLCLAMEWTPTQRRMLVNIYTMYMISLGQAVLTGLAYLIHQWRWLQGTVSVAYVIILLYSWGLPESACWLITHNKPDKAVKNLQAVARLNGKKEQGRKLTPEVVRIHMQEDTAAVKESPFFLDLFRTPGLCRVTCCIALGWFSAGFSFYGLGLDVQKFGFNIYWTQVLFTVVDIPTKLLTGLSMAYLGRRITTVSLLLVAGCMILSTAFLPQDMNTFQMILCLLGKGSLAGCFSCLYLYTMELFPTEVRIKMAHDKQRNVSENTTKNGLVALLPEKTKVECTV from the exons ATGGGGTTCTCCGAGTTGCTCCACACCATCGGTGGTATGGGGAACTTCCAAATCCTTCAAACTGTTCTCATGATGTTCCCTGCCATCCTGATCGCCTGTCACAGCTTCCTGCAGAACTTCACTGCCACAACCCCAAAGCATCACTGCCGGCCAGCCAACTGGACCAACGGGTCCCATGTCCCGGGTGGTGTCGGGGATGGGGACTTGCTGCAAGTCTTCATCCCACTGGACAAGGACCAGAAGCCTGAGCCGTGCCTGAGGTTCTCTGAGCCCCACTGGCAGATCTTAAACCACAATGGCACCTCGTCTTTGAGCTTGGACACCGAGGCCTGCCTGGATGGATGGGTGTATGACCAGGCTGTTGCCTCCTCAATCGTTTCTGAG tGGGACCTGGTGTGCGAGCACAAGTCACTGAAGTCCATTGCCCAGTCCATATACATGACGGGACAGCTGGTTGGAGCTACTGCCTTTGGCATCTTCTCTGACAG CTGTGGGCGCAAGACGGCGCTGCAGAGCGGGACCCTGCTGATGATCATCATGGGCACCGGCGCCGCTTTCGCGCCCAGCTTCCCCGCCTACTGCGTGCTCCGCTTCCTCAGTGGGGTGGCAATGACCGGCATCATTATCACCAGCCTCTGCCTCG CCATGGAGTGGACCCCGACGCAGAGGCGGATGCTGGTCAATATCTACACCATGTATATGATCTCGCTGGGCCAGGCGGTCCTCACGGGCCTGGCCTACCTCATCCACCAGTGGCGCTGGCTACAGGGCACCGTTTCTGTCGCCTACGTGATTATTCTTCTCTACTCCTG GGGCCTGCCAGAATCCGCTTGCTGGCTCATTACTCACAACAAACCTGACAAGGCTGTGAAAAATCTGCAGGCTGTGGCAAGattaaatggcaaaaaggagCAGGGAAGGAAACTCACTCCAGAG GTTGTAAGGATCCACATGCAGGAGGACACAGCTGCTGTGAAGGAGTCCCCATTCTTCCTAGATCTCTTCCGCACTCCGGGACTCTGCAGGGTGACTTGCTGTATCGCCCTGGGATG GTTTTCCGCAGGCTTTTCCTTCTATGGGCTGGGTTTAGATGTGCAGAAATTTGGGTTCAACATCTACTGGACACAAGTGCTGTTTACAGTGGTGGATATCCCCACGAAGCTGCTGACAGGCCTGAGTATGGCCTACTTGGGCCGCCGAATCACCACCGTCTCCCTGCTGCTGGTGGCCGGTTGCATGATCCTTAGCACTGCATTTCTTCCTCAAG ACATGAATACCTTTCAGATGATCCTCTGTTTACTTGGAaaagggagcctggctggctgtTTTAGTTGTCTCTACCTATACACCATGGAGCTCTTCCCAACAGAAGTCAG AATAAAGATGGCTCATGACAAGCAAAGAAACGTCAGTGAAAATACCACCAAGAATGGACTGGTCGCACTTCTtccagaaaagacaaaagtagaaTGCACAGTGTGA